Genomic DNA from Clostridium sp. BJN0013:
ATCCTAGCTATGAAGAAGTATGTAGTGGGGATACAGGTTTTGCAGAAGCTTGTTTTTTAGAATATAATGCTGGAGTTATAGATCTTGAAGAATTATTGGAGCTTTACTGGAGGATAATAGATCCAACCATTGTGGATAGACAGGGAAATGATAGGGGAAATCAATACAGAACGGGAATTTATTACATAGATGAAGAAGACGTAGAGATAATAGAAAGATCCAGAGAAAAGCAGCAGAAGAACTATAATAAAAAGATTGTGACGGAAATTTTACCACTTAAAAATTTTTATTATGCAGAGGAATATCACCAAAAATATCTGGAGAAGAACCCCGGTGGCTATTGCCACATACCAGGAGAGTTAATGGAATAGTTAAGTAAATATAGATTCTGGAATTACAATGAACTCCATTTGAATTTAAAAATCACTTCATTGACAAGTAGAAATATAGTGGTTATATTTAATGCATATCTGTGATTAAAGGAGGAAATATTATGAATTATTTAAATAAGCCATTAGATACAGGTAAATTATTACTAAAAAATAGATTGATCATGCCCCCTATGGCAACAGCAAAATCTGGGATAGACGGAAGGATAAGCAAAGACATTTTGGATTATTATGATGAAAAATCAAGAGGGGGATATATTTCTCTTATTATCATTGAGCACAGTTTTGTATCACAGCAGGGGAAAGCTAGTAACAATCAGATGTCTATTGCACAGGGAAGCATGGTGGAGGATCTGAAAAAACTAGCAGAAATTATTCATAAAAATGGATGTAAAACAGTAATGCAGATAAATCATGCTGGAAGTGCGGCAAATGTGGAAGTCACAGGTATGGAAATTGTGGGGCCTTCAGCTGTTCCTAATTCCTTTGGAACCGGAATGACTCCAAAAGAACTTCAAAAAAATGAAATTAAAACAATTGTA
This window encodes:
- the msrA gene encoding peptide-methionine (S)-S-oxide reductase MsrA; the encoded protein is MKKIVLAGGCFWGVQAYFDNKKGILSTKVGYANGNEENPSYEEVCSGDTGFAEACFLEYNAGVIDLEELLELYWRIIDPTIVDRQGNDRGNQYRTGIYYIDEEDVEIIERSREKQQKNYNKKIVTEILPLKNFYYAEEYHQKYLEKNPGGYCHIPGELME